In Plasmodium reichenowi strain SY57 chromosome 1, whole genome shotgun sequence, the following are encoded in one genomic region:
- a CDS encoding transporter, putative, producing the protein MDINKLSLKKRYMVFTLFCVYIISCVGIFFNWISLSDFFFHGNVYINHCDNIYEPSAYEHKRTYKCKEQDKKVQALYPIILCSNFIMSAISGTFFDYFGPKITALFGHVCNIISWILIGLQKENSNIIIFGAIFLGLSSDCSFIPLLSLIYLFPRNHTIYTVILGCCASLSFSIPIFLDLFSKNWDEKSFQLVCFLYCFIILVPFFFILIIFLPWKHINYHTSKEKEESLNNTLDQLKGYVISNKSINLSFNFPTVFNEQPVNENQYENQYEDQYEDKYEDKYEDKYEDKYQDQDQNQNQYQDQYQDQYQDQNQNQYQDQYQDQYQDQYQDQYQDQYQNQDDEGGSSFGKWMYQESEKSKTRNHTGHMFKENHVPIINKHNINDLSFDIYNDYVKSNHTINFINHKNTKSNIYSLEDMGNNSNMPDVYKRSPLNTSGKNISQIIYTNSSMNSSNLVLRKSNDKLNDHIKQDGNYLTKDFSNNNKINHYISDEKYYKNIYYLNHKNGNTQNNQNNEYNEYSIKCNSRNDIKMGMEIGMQMGKETVMEMEIEMKKKKYIYSFIHISALWKEIKIIFFSLKYLSICYYFTIYNLSLVNYNECAKLFFKNYEDIQSMLKIFGPLSVIPCALFGILIQKIHILLLIFILLISSIFMYVFALIKYKLFSYFSAFSYLIVTGCYTTQLYCYIQVMFPINHFGKIAGTTSMISGLLSLLNIPIYNYYIVDYNNNDPTPFAYFVIGLLLSTFPLLYIIYKRCQTKK; encoded by the coding sequence atGGATATAAACAAACTATCTCTTAAGAAAAGATATATGGTATTTACTTTATTTTGTGTTTACATAATATCTTGCGTtggtatattttttaattggATTTCTCTATCggattttttttttcatgggaacgtatatataaatcattgtgataatatatatgaaccCTCAGCATATGAACATAAAAgaacatataaatgtaaagAACAAGATAAGAAAGTTCAAGCACTTTATCctataatattatgttctaattttattatgtcTGCTATATCAGGTACtttttttgattatttCGGCCCTAAAATAACAGCTTTATTTGGTCATGTGtgtaatataatatcatgGATTCTTATAGGATTACAAAAGGaaaatagtaatataataatttttggTGCAATCTTTTTAGGGTTATCTAGTGATTGTTCATTTATTCCGTTGTTAAGtctaatttatttatttccaAGAAATCATACTATATATACTGTAATTTTAGGATGCTGTGCTTCCTTAAGTTTTAGTATACCTATATTCTTAGatttattttcaaaaaattgGGATGAAAAATCTTTCCAATTAGTATGCTTcttatattgttttataattttagttcctttttttttcattcttattatatttttaccATGGAAGCATATAAACTATCATACGTCcaaagaaaaagaagaatcTCTTAATAACACCCTGGATCAATTAAAAGGTTATGTCATATCCAACAAATCTATAAATTTAAGTTTTAATTTTCCCACTGTTTTCAATGAGCAACCTGTGAATGAAAATCAATATGAAAATCAATATGAAGATCAATATGAAGATAAATATGAAGATAAATATGAAGATAAATATGAAGATAAATATCAAGATCAAGATCAAAACCAAAATCAATATCAAGATCAATATCAAGATCAATATCAAGATCAAAACCAAAATCAATATCAAGATCAATATCAAGATCAATATCAAGATCAATATCAAGATCAATATCAAGATCAATATCAAAATCAAGATGATGAAGGAGGGAGTTCATTTGGAAAATGGATGTATCAAGAAAGTGAAAAAAGTAAAACAAGAAATCATACTGGACATATGTTCAAAGAAAATCACGTTCCtataattaataaacataatataaatgatctatcatttgatatatataatgattatGTAAAATCTAATCATACcataaattttataaaccacaaaaatacaaaatctaatatatattcattgGAAGATATGGGAAATAATTCAAACATGCCGGATGTATATAAAAGGAGCCCTTTAAATACATcaggaaaaaatataagccaaattatatatactaatAGCTCAATGAATTCATCTAATTTGGTTTTGAGAAAAAGTAACGATAAGTTGAATGATCATATAAAACAAGATGGAAATTATTTAACAAAAGATTTctcaaataataataaaataaatcattatataagtgatgagaaatattataaaaatatatattatttaaatcataaaaatggaaatactcaaaataatcaaaataatgaatataatgaatatagTATAAAATGTAATTCAAGAAATGATATCAAAATGGGAATGGAGATTGGAATGCAGATGGGAAAGGAGACGGTGATGGAAATGGAGATCgagatgaaaaaaaaaaaatatatatattcctttaTCCATATATCAGCATTATGGAAAGAAATAAAgatcatatttttttctttaaaatatttaagtatatgttattattttacaatatataatttatcattagttaattataatgaatgtgctaaattgttttttaaaaattatgagGATATACAAAGTATGTTGAAAATATTTGGACCTTTATCGGTTATACCGTGTGCATTATTTGGTATAttaattcaaaaaattcatatacttctattaatatttattttattaattagtagtatatttatgtatgtatttgcacttattaaatataaacttttttcatatttcaGTGCATTTTCGTATCTAATCGTAACAGGATGTTATACTACACAATTATATTGTTACATCCAAGTTATGTTCCCTATTAACCACTTTGGAAAAATAGCTGGAACTACTAGTATGATAAGTGGTCTCttatctttattaaatatacctatctacaattattatattgtagattataataacaatgaTCCTACACCCTTTGCATATTTTGTAATAGGACTCTTACTATCAACTTTTCCTCTTctctatattatatacaaaagaTGTCAAACTAAAAAGTAA